One part of the Mytilus trossulus isolate FHL-02 chromosome 11, PNRI_Mtr1.1.1.hap1, whole genome shotgun sequence genome encodes these proteins:
- the LOC134690014 gene encoding neurotrypsin-like, protein MGDLRIIGGSQENKGRLEILYNDTWGTVCDDDFDNIDASVACRQLGYCSGILLRSEFVNDGNETIWLDDVTCSGNESRLIDCTYDKSHNCHHGEDVGIDCDVICPDTGDLRLVDSTTSMRRDEGRLEIYLNRVWGTVCEHEFDDIDAAVACRQLGYRTGKAIRYGLIYDGTGPIWLNSLRCNGTESKLTDCSNSDTNYCSHYRDVGIQCLLNYPTKEHGFESISDTS, encoded by the exons ATGG GAGATCTCCGCATTATTGGAGGATCACAAGAAAATAAAGGACGCTTAGAAATCCTTTATAATGATACATGGGGAACTGTGTGTGACGATGACTTTGACAATATTGATGCTAGTGTGGCTTGTAGACAACTAGGCTATTG TTCTGGCATATTGTTGAGATCCGAATTTGTAAATGATGGAAATGAAACGATATGGCTAGATGATGTGACATGTTCTGGAAATGAGAGTAGATTGATAGACTGTACATACGACAAATCTCATAATTGTCACCATGGTGAAGATGTTGGTATTGATTGTGATGTCATATGTCCTGATACTG GTGATTTACGTTTAGTTGACAGTACTACTAGTATGCGGAGAGACGAAGGACGATTGGAGATTTATTTAAACCGTGTATGGGGAACTGTTTGCGAACACGAATTTGATGACATTGATGCAGCAGTAGCATGCAGACAGCTAGGCTATCG CACTGGCAAAGCCATTCGTTATGGTCTTATTTATGATGGGACTGGACCCATCTGGCTTAACAGTTTAAGATGTAATGGAACTGAGAGTAAATTAACCGACTGTTCAAATAGTGATACGAATTATTGTTCACATTACCGTGATGTTGGCAtccaatgtttattgaactATCCAACTAAAGAGCATG gTTTCGAAAGTATTTCGGATACATcgtga